Part of the Leclercia sp. AS011 genome is shown below.
ATTAAAAAGAAGTGAAAAGGGGTCTTCACCGAATCCGCATGGGAGACCAGACGCATCCCCAGAGAATTGATGTACTGCACCAGCAGCGGATCGTTAATCAGCGGCGCACTACCGCGCAGCTGGCGCACATAATAGTCGCCCATTTGCATCTCCTGACCAATGGAGAGCGTGCTGCCTGCCGAGGTGCCCATGTCAGGCAATGATTCTGCAGAGTCAGCGAAGGCTGGCATCATCTGGCCGACGGTCAGCGCAGCGATGAGCGTCGCAACCAACGTTTTTTTCAACTGCCTGAACATAACTTCTGTCCTGTCTGGTGGGTGTGCTAATTTGACCGAATAACCCGCATAACGTTCATCTGCGGCTGCTCTGGGAGTGTAGCCGCGTCAGGGCGATAAGAAAATCCCTCTTTTCAGGCTTTTGCGTTTTGTGACTGAGCCAGAAAAAGCGAAAGTCTTTTGATTGACTCTCCGATACAATTCACCCTTTACGTCCAGCCATCATCTTCAGGGAAGGGTTGCATGCTTGAGTTATTAATGCAGTGGTACCGCCGACGCTTTAGCGATCCGGAGGCCATTGCTTTACTGGTTATTCTGGTTGCCGGATTTGGCATCCTCTTCTTCTTTAGCGGGCTGCTGGCCCCGCTGCTGGTGGCGATTGTGCTCGCCTATCTGCTGGAGTGGCCGACGGTCCGGCTGGAAAATATCGGCTGTTCCCGCCGCTGGGCCAGCATCATCGTGTTGGTCTTTTTTGTCGGTATCCTGCTGGTCATGTCCTTTGTGGTGCTGCCCATCGCCTGGCAGCAGGGGATCTACCTGATCCGCGATATGCCCGGCATGCTCACCAAACTCTCGGATTTTGCCGCCACGCTGCCGCGCCGTTACCCGGCCCTGATGGATGCAGGCATCATTGATGCGATGGCTGAAAACATGCGTACCCGCATCATGACGATGGGGGATACGGTGGTGAAATTCTCCCTCGCGTCGCTGGTGGGCCTGCTGACGCTGGCGGTCTATCTGGTGCTGGTACCGCTGATGGTCTTCTTCCTGGTGAAAGACAAGGAGCAGATGCTGAACGCGGTGCGCCGCGTGCTGCCGCGTAACCGTGGGCTGGCAGGGCAGGTATGGAAGGAGATGAATCAGCAGATCACCAACTATATCCGCGGCAAAGTGCTGGAGATGATCGTCGTTGGCATTGCCACCTGGATTGGCTTCTTTATCTTTGGTCTTAACTATTCGCTGCTGCTGGCG
Proteins encoded:
- a CDS encoding AI-2E family transporter; protein product: MLELLMQWYRRRFSDPEAIALLVILVAGFGILFFFSGLLAPLLVAIVLAYLLEWPTVRLENIGCSRRWASIIVLVFFVGILLVMSFVVLPIAWQQGIYLIRDMPGMLTKLSDFAATLPRRYPALMDAGIIDAMAENMRTRIMTMGDTVVKFSLASLVGLLTLAVYLVLVPLMVFFLVKDKEQMLNAVRRVLPRNRGLAGQVWKEMNQQITNYIRGKVLEMIVVGIATWIGFFIFGLNYSLLLAVLVGFSVLIPYIGAFVVTIPVVCVALFQFGLGTEFWSCFVVYLIIQGLDGNLLVPVLFSEAVNLHPIVIILSVVIFGGLWGFWGVFFAIPLATLIKAVVHAWPDVPAVEE